A single Acidaminococcus sp. DNA region contains:
- a CDS encoding FCD domain-containing protein, translating into MRKKEKLSIRQLLETMSKENSPVGAIYLSHILNVPSATVGRMMKEAENEGLIASVSNKGRCLTEAGKDYLHQEELKNEKKKIAYEIIRATNSTQKKSLEEILVVRILLETYTVREACKNLTDEDLKELEYLTFEQQYKVRNGGTGSEADLQYHLKLAELSHNSTIYKILKLILTENSVYQTFTKITNVMHLEKLSNHVAITDALKERDADKAAEAMKKHLQLLLEHTRKYSEN; encoded by the coding sequence TTGAGAAAAAAAGAAAAATTAAGTATTCGTCAATTGCTCGAAACAATGAGTAAGGAGAATTCTCCCGTTGGGGCAATTTATTTAAGTCATATTTTAAACGTACCTTCTGCTACGGTTGGAAGGATGATGAAGGAAGCTGAAAATGAGGGTCTCATTGCAAGTGTTAGTAATAAGGGAAGATGTCTGACCGAAGCAGGCAAGGATTACTTGCATCAGGAAGAGCTAAAAAACGAAAAAAAGAAAATTGCTTATGAAATTATTCGTGCTACAAACAGTACACAGAAAAAATCCTTGGAAGAAATTCTGGTAGTACGTATCCTTCTTGAAACTTATACCGTTCGTGAGGCTTGTAAAAATCTTACTGATGAAGATCTCAAAGAATTAGAATATTTAACATTTGAACAGCAATACAAGGTCCGTAATGGCGGAACCGGGAGCGAGGCTGACCTGCAGTATCATTTGAAACTTGCTGAACTTTCCCACAATAGTACGATATATAAAATTTTAAAGTTGATTCTTACGGAAAACAGCGTATATCAGACATTCACTAAAATTACAAATGTTATGCATCTGGAAAAATTATCTAATCATGTAGCCATAACCGACGCACTCAAAGAACGAGATGCTGATAAAGCTGCAGAAGCTATGAAAAAACATTTGCAGTTACTATTGGAACATACACGTAAATATTCCGAGAATTAG